The DNA region GCAGGGTCCAGCAGTTTCTTCAAAGGGAAGATGGGCTAGGGAGGGAATATGGTGCGTGCTTCATTCAAAGTGAAGGCTGATGCTGTCCCAGCAGGAAGGGCAGAGCCTCTGACCTGGGCTAATCGAGGGCTGAGGCCACCACCTCACAGGAGACAGGGTTGGCAAATGCTACTCCCTATGTCTGTTCATCACACACTTAACCCACGCTGAGGGCTTTACACTCAGGATTCTGTTCAGTCTGTGGAGGGCACCACCCTCTAGGGGTTGtgaatgaggagactgaggctaaGACAGGTGGGtaacttgtccagagtcacagCTCTAGGAAGAGGcagggtcaggatttgaactctgtCCTGTCTGGCTCCAAAAGGAAGCTCCTTCccatactctctctctctgggtaGCTTCAAGGTGATCCCTTGGCAGCTTGTATGCCCTTGGGAGGAGTGGAGAGGAACAGAGCGGGTGAAAGAACAGCCGGGCCTGCAGCCCCCTGCTCCTTGTCCTCTGTGGGGCTGGTACTGAAGGGCAGTGTCCCTCAGGCCAGTTGGTGCAAGGGGCCCCGGGCGTTTTTACATCTTTGGCTCATTCTCCCCAAGACCTGGCTGACCCTCTCTGAGCTATGTCTGTTGCAGGCATCTCAGCCTCCAGGTCCTCAGGCCGAAGCTAAGCAGGGGGCAGGAATCAATGCCAAAGAAGGAGCTGGCTACCTAGGCAGGGAAGGGCATAGGCAGCCCCTGAGGCCAGCACTGCCCTCTACAGGGGGCACTGGGCTGGTCATGGCAAGAGCTGATCCTGCAGTTGTCAGCACCGGCCAAAAATGGAGAAGGAATTGGAGATCTGTGATGGCCCTTTCCTAACATAGCTCCACTTGCAGCTATTTTGAGCCTGGGAGGACAGAGGGAATTTTATCAGCCCTGAGACAGAGTTGGGCCGCCTGGGACTggcggaggtgggggtgggggttctCCCTGGCTTTGGTCTGGATCCCCAGGGTCCTGGCCAAGGGGTGACCAGGGCCAGGCCAGCTGAGGCCCAGGCTCTCCCAGCCAGAGCCCAGAGTGGTCAGATATGGGAAAGTGGCAGGGTGTGGGGAAAGGGACACCACTTTCTGAACTCTTATCCCCTCAGGTTTCTGACAAGGGTCTGCCACTGCAAGGAATTTGCATTTAAAGAAACATAATGCAGGCAATGCCTCCCTCAAGGAGATGATACTCCAGGAGGCTGGCTCTCAGATAAGAGTGAGGGTGGGGTCCCTCTTGTAGTGTCCAAGCTGGGCTGCCTTGTCTGGGGGTTTTCCAGCAATAAAGGACCTGCACTTCTCCCAAGCCTCCTCACTCCTCCATCCTGCCTCACTGCCCACCCACAGGGCCTTTAAGGGCAGTTACTGGGAACTGCACAGACCCCTTACTACTGTGCCCCGGGAGGAGTGTCCAGGGCTGCCTGACCCTCCTCTGGGAAAGAGAGCATGTTCCCGGGGCTGTGAGAAACCCCACTGTACACAAACCCCGGCACCACTGCAACTCCTGCTCAGGGAACAGAACTCTTGGAGCTGTCCCCCATTAAACAAGGGGAAGTCCAGAGCTACTGTGCGGCCAGGAGGCACCTGGGGCCTTGGCCGTTCCTGGAGCAGCCATCGCTAGTCCGGTCTCCATCTCCAGCTTCCTCGCCGGGGTCTACAGCCAAGGTGTATGTAGGAGATTCATGTACATGGTAAATGAGCACCTATGAAGATGGACAAAAAAACCTTTCTCCCTGGCAAAGCTTCAGGTACTGTGGACCTGCGCTGCAGCTGGCATCTCTGACCCAAACTGAGAGGCTGTGATCGGGACGCTgagctcctccccctcctcactctGCACTCTCCTCACCCAGTGCCAGTCTGGGCTGCCTCTGCCTCCACAACGGCCAGTCTGAGGACCATCCCTAGGTCCCTACGCTCAAACCCTCTGGCAGGACCCTCACTCTGATAGccctgttttctttgctttttctctccgccccccccccaccaggtgGTAGCCAACTCTCCAGCCAAGTTAGTATCAAAGGAAAGCACGTGTGTGTGCTTGCCTGCATATCCCAGCATGCGACCGCATGTCTGGCGGGCTGGGCAGCGAGCGTCTGTGTCAGCGGCATGTGTACGTGTATGTGCATGCGTGAATGGGGGTGCATTTGTGTCCCTGAGTGAGCCTGCATGTGTGTGGAGCTGCGAGTATGGAGtggaggcagtggggaggggcgCTGGGGCTCCGGCAGATGCCCCAGACCATTGTGTTCCCAATTAGCTGCTGCAGCTGCTTAGACCACAGGCTGGCTCCAGTGGGCGGTGGGTGGAGTGCGTGCTGACGCCGGTTCTGGGAGAGCCTGAAGACATTTCTAGCCTGGCTGGACCACTCAGAAGGGCTGTACCTGACCTTGTCTTTGCCTGGGGAGCAGGCTTAACTGTTGAAGGGAAAAGGCTCCACGGGTAGAAGCTGGTGGGCCACCCAGCAAGTTGGACTTGGGGGGGGTCTGAGCACCTAAGCCCTGCTCCGAGGAAGAAGCACATGCACTGAAGAGTCTGGAGGAGCAGAGCCCCGGGCCACCCAGGATGAGTCCCTTCGTGGAGGAACCAAGCTCAGAATCCCTGTGGGTGCCCAGTGGGGCTGCTTTTTGCCTTTGGGCGTTCTGGACTCCGCTTGGGCTGCCGCTGCCTCTCACGCGTGGCCCAGCTCCTGTCCCCTAATCCCAACCGCCACTCCGCACCCCCTTCCGTTTCTGCTTCCCTGCGGGTGTGGTGAGAGAGCTTTCAATGCCTGGCGCCCCCTGCTGACCCTGGGCGGTAGCTCAGGCTGAGCCGGGGCCTCCAGGGATCTGGGAAAGCGGAGACGGGCAAGAAGAACCTTCCTCAAAGGGCTCTGGGGAGGGTGAGAGGATTTTCCTGACCAGACCCAGCCCGCCCACGTCGGTCGGGGGGACTTGGGTAGCCTTCCTGGGATCAGGCTTAGGGAGGTCTCTCTCCACACCCTACACCACCAGCCCTCACCTTGAACCGTGTAACACCACCTGTtgccccttctctccttccacctccctccctcgctcccctgcccccatgctcccctcccccagcgccgACTACCAGGAACGCTTCAACCCCAGCGCCCTGAAGGACTCGGCCCTGTCGACCCACAAGCCCATCGAGGTGAAGGGGCTGGGCggcaaggccaccatcatccacGCGCAGTACAACACGCCCATCAGCATGTACTCCCAGGACGCCATCATGGACGCCATCGCTgggcaggcccaggcccagggcagTGACTTCAGTGGGTAAGcgcctcccctcctccactggCGCTCGACGCCTCCACCGCGTCATCACCGAGGAGGGCACCGGGCCGCTGGGCACCATCAGAGACTTCGGGCATCTGGACCAGCTGTCCTCCATCATCTTGATCCTCCCAGGGTACAGCTCTTGCAGGAGAGCCAGCCTTCGCCCGGGCCTCCCAGAACATGGTGTTCTCTCTTCAGAATCAATCTCATGGTCAGCTTTAGGAGAAGGGTGGAGAAATGCAGCATGTGCTTTTCACAGCCTCTGCATTTTCCCAGGCTCCATGAGGGGGCTGGTTTAGAAAGAGACTTCTGGAATCCTGTTAACCGGGGTCACATTCTGGATACCTCAGCTTCTTACAACTAAGCCATTCTTTGGGGGGAAGTTGCTGTGTTCTTCCAATGATGAGGGCAATTCAGATTCATGAGTGAGTTTCTTGTTTGGAAAGGGACCTCCAGACCAGCCATCCACAGTGCTGTTGGCAGTCAGCCCCGCCACAGAGCCGGGGAGCAGCCAGCACTGCCTCCTCCTGTttgccccagggaagcccagcctcagGGCAGTGGGACTTAGGACATCCTTGGTTCCTGACTTTGCTTGTTAGCAATGGTTGAAGAGCTTGAGGGCTGAGTAGGGAAAGAGTTGGCTGAAAATCATTTGTGGATGAAACAGGTAATAGTACAAACATTAATGTggacctctctccctctttcagaatttctttctgtctctgcttctcttagtctctgtttcttctctgtatctctttctttctgtgtatctctctttctgtctctatctctctgtctctttttctgtttctgtctgtgtgtctcttccttcctttcaaacacacacacacacacacacacacacacacacacacacacacacagaatcccTTACTGTATTCTACTTGGAAATGCTGTTAGTATTGACTTTCAGAACTGATTATCTCTGTGGTAACATCTTATCCCTGAGTCAGGATCTCCAGCAACTCAAGGCAAGCAATCTTAAAATGATGGTTGTCCGTTTTTCCGAAACTAGGAAAAACAGATGTTGTAAGAGGGATAGAGGCGTTAAAAAGTCCCGAGAACTCCTATAGCGTTTGGCCTTTGTAGAGCCCAACCCTCGTGGCCATGACGAGTGTGCAGGTTATAAAGTGCAGGCTCCAGAGGCCAAAGGATGGAACATGGTGTGGACTTCCCGGCGCTCCTGGTCAAACGGAGCCTGGCCTTCTCAGGTGTGCAGTACTTCGTTCGGGCCACCAGGGGGTGGATGGTTGCTTGCCCTGGAGCCGTGAGTCAAACCCGCCAGGCTCAGGTCTGCAGTTCTTTGCGGAATTCTCTGGGCAGGGTTGATTTACCTAATCCCATTGTTCAAAGCAGAAAATATGACCATGCAAGTTTAAAATGATTAAGCCAAAGAGTTAACGGGGATTTCCTGTTAACATTTGTTTGCCACGTGTGTCCTTTGTGTGCTCTTAAAAGTGGTAACATTGGCCAAAGGGAAGCACAATGGAAGATAATGGAAGAACTGCTGTTCACTAACTTCATGTTTTCTGCACCTTGGGAAAAGACTACAAATCATTTGGTTTTACCTCTAGGTCGcccatgatatatttttttaacatgatgCACTGTTGATCTAATCTAGGCTTCTCCTTCCTATCACCTCCCCTCCcatccttttcccctcccttgtGTGCCTGGGAAGCAAcatgcttccttttccttctaacTCAGCCCTGCTGGGTTGATGCTGCCGTGGTGCCAGTGGGTAAAAGCTGCCCTTGTCTGCCATGAGGTGTTCCGTTTCTGCTGTTAATTTCCATGATTCCTTCCTCactgacagttttctttttgtctctctcttcctcctttatcCACCCCACTCCCCCGTAACTCATTTCTGATCCTAACCCTGCTCCCTTGTGTATGCGCCTCCCCCCGCCCTCCCATGATGGACTTGCACTCACTGCTGGGTTTTCCTCTGCTTGGCAGGGCGTCACCGCTGGCGTAAGTAGACCCCACAGTATCTGTTCCGTCGTCCGTCTGTCTGGTTGCGGGATGGTGTGTGGGTTTGGTGGGATGTGCCTGAGGACAGTGGTTCTGTCCACGTTCTTCCTCACACCCACCTCACAGGTAAATGACATGCCCCGCGGCCTCTACAGGCAAGTGCTTTTCTTTTGGGGTTTTCCCCAAATAATGTCACTATGGACATAGAAATCAGAGTAATGACACCACACTGGCTGGGGGTGTATCCCGTGTTCTCCTTGCTGTGCTTTGCGGGGGCTCCCGCCAGCCTTTCTTGTCTACACTGGGACAGCGTAGATCTTAACGTCAGAATCCACACGGGGCCATTATTCGGGGAGAGGACGATAAGGGGGTCTGTTGGAGGCCATTCCCCAGAATCCTCATGGAAGATGCATCTGGAGGAGCCAGTGCCTGCCAGGACCACCCATAAGAGGCAAAAGATGAGTCAGACTTGGGGGCAGTGTACAGTGGAGTAAATGCCCACCGGTGACCTTGATGTTGCAGGGACCATGGAGTGTTTTTGTTGGCAAGAAGTTCATGCTGAAGTGGCTCCAGAGAGTGGCCTCGGACCCAGGGTCCCAGAACTGGAGGGCCTGTTCTATCCCCTCTCCGTATATATTGTTCCTGAGCCCCAGATTCTCAAAAGGCACAGCACTTCCTTCGTCTGGTTCCCAGTGTCTGTTGCGGCAGCACCGCAAGTCCCTGGTCTTTGCACAGCATTGTGGGAAGGGAAGCCGACAATGTGACTCTCGAGGGATTCACTCCTGGGGTTCACTTTCTTGAGCCCTTGGAGCTGTGGGAGGAACAGGGAACATCTCAAGGGCATGTTCCAGGGAAGTGGCAGCCAGTGCCTTCCATCTGTTTCAGGACCCCTTGAGACTCCTCCCTATGCCAGAAATGACCTCTCCAGCGAGATCCCAGCTTCTCATCCACTCCCTGGTCTTCCCTATCTGATCCCAACTACAGGCTGACAGACCTGTAGCTTTCCAGGCCAGGGCAAAGCCTTCAGAAAAGTAGGGGTAGCTCCACCCAACCTTGGTCAGTCACCTTCCATCACCTTTCTCCACCTCTGCTCTCATAGCCCACCCTAAGCTGACTTAGGGGACGAGTCCTGGGAGACTAGGCCAATTCTTCTGTCCAGCTCCTTGCAGAGAGGGTACAAAACAGGGGCACTGGGGAGGTCCCCTCTCCAGCTAGCCGGCCCTCAGGGGAGCAAGGGCAGGTAGAGGCAGTCATAGCAGGAGGCAGGGTGATGCTGGACAGGGAGAGTGTCTGCGCTGGGCCATGTCTACAGATGTGGAGCATATGGGGTGTGTAAGTCCCCAGTGGGCAGAAGTGGCCTTCCTGAGCCCTGTCACTGCAGAGGGTCTGATGGAAAGGACGCTGAGCTGGGAGCTGGGAAACCTGGGTTCTAACTCAGTGGGCCCCCTACGTGACGTAACATGGATCTAGTTGGCtagcctctctggacctcagtttggGCATGTGTAAGAGGAGATGGCTAGGCCACCGGCCCACAGGCTGGGGAGACAGGCTGTTATTGCTGTGAGCTTCTCCTGAGCCCACGCTGACTCCTGAGAGAGCGGGCTGGGCAGCCTAGATTACCCAGCCCTCCCTGGTTGGGATGAGTGGTCATCCATAAAGCTTTTAATGTATCTTGCCCTGCAGTCTGATCTGGGCTGAGAGACCCTGGACTCAAGGGGCTCTGGGGTCCCTTCTGATTCTGATCTAGGATTTGTTCATTCAACTACGTTTTGAGCACCTATCATGTGCCAGACCTTGGGAGTCTAAGGGAAGGTCACCAGGTCCCCCTCAAAAAGCTGTGCTGCCCTGGGGCAGAGGACTAGTGACCCTCCCTGCAGCTCTATGCCCAGTTCCCTCAGGCGAGAAACTGCGCTATCCGTGGGTGATGCCAGGCTTTAGGGGCCTGATTGCCTTGTTTCTCCAACCACCTCCTCACCGAGCTTCCCTGTCTTTGCAGAGTGGGAGCCCACAGTCCTCCTCCAGGGCAGTCACAACATTGGTGGCTCCCTGTTTGGATCCCAAGCTTTGAGGAGGCCAAGGGACTGACCATGAGGAAGCCTCTGAGCCCCCAAATGGCCTGTCCTCACCCAGGCCCAAACTCAGGACCTGCTCAGGGAGGTTGAAATTACTTCCAGAAGacctctcctgcctcttctttcCTTAAAGGAGATACAACTCCTGGGTGCAGGTTTCTTCAGGCCTGTGTCTGGAGTTagcctggcgggggtggggggtgactgGCAGGAGCGTCTGAGCCTCCTGACCCTCCGCGAGCGGAATTCACTGTCTCGCTGTGACCACCCTGAGCACTGAGGACCCAGGTCAAGCCCTTGTTGCAGGCTCTCAGAAGGGCATGGTGGATACAGACAAGTAGGGGTTACCCACATGCATGGGGGGTGTGCCAGGGGGAGGCGCAGAGGTCGGGGGCAGGGTTCCAGCCCTGCCCTTGCCCATGGCCTCTCTCTGCATTGCAGGAGCCTTCCTGTCAAAGACCTCACCGTAGACAGCACCTCTCCCGTGTATCAGGCTGTGATTAAGAACCAGAACAAGCCGGAAGACGAGGCTGATGACTGGGTCCGCCGCTCCTCCAGCCTGCAGTCTCGCTCCTTCCGCATCCTGGCCCAGATGACGGGGACAGAATATAGTAAGGGAGGGCTCTGGGGTGGCAGGAAGGGGCGACGATGAAGGGCCAGCGAGGGTCCTGGGCCCTACTCCACGGTCCCACGGAAGCCGAGGAGTCGAGCCCCCCACCCTTGAAGATGAGCTGGCCTCGATAGATAGTTAGTGGCCTGCTGTGCCCCTTCTGGGCCCCCTGGGACAGGCACAGTGACATCAGCCTGCTGCTTTGGCTCCCGGACTCCAGCGTTGGGCAGCGGACTGGCTGTGGTGCTTTCCCGGATTGGGATGAGAGGACTTTGCAGGCCGCACCTCTGGCTACTCCCTCCCACCTGCGCCTCTTCCTCTCATGCCCCCTTTCTccccctgccctgtgcccagcacacagcCTTTTCTTTCCAGAGGTCACAGGTAGGGAGCAATAACTGTCCCATCATGGGTGGGGACTCCGTGCCCACAGAGCTCTAGTAGCTTTTCTTCCTGATGTTCCCTGTGATTCCTCCTGACCTGCAACTTCTACCCACAGTGCAAGACCCTGATGAAGAAGCTTTGCGAAGGTCAAGGTAAGTGCCTGGACTCGGGCTCTGTGGCCTTGCCCGTTCTAATCCCATCCCTCCCAGGGCAGCCCCTAGGTCAAACGACTCATGGAAGGAACGTCTCAAGTTAATGCATTTGGAAATTCCCGACCCCTGAAGGGCTCCGGCAGATGCTGGCTTGGGGCGTGCATCCCGGGTCAGTGAGGTGGGTGCCTGGAGCTGAGTCTCTATCCCCTGGGCCCGGGCTGCACGAACGAGGACTCTGGGCTCTCCCGGCTCTGTCCCTGGGCAGCGGGCAGGGCTGCTTTGGCCTTTGCTGGGCTGTTGAGAATAAGGGCATCTCTCCCTGTGAGGCACCGGGCCGGCTGCCTGGCCTGCCCATTCATCTCAGGGCCTGTCCCCTGTGAGTCTGAAGGGTAGGCACTGGGAAGCAGGCACGCAGAGGGCCGTGCTGGGTGGGGGCCACTGACCCTTGGACTCAACTCTCCAGACCCATGTTGAGGTATCAGTTCCACAAATTGCTCAAAGCACCACAGCTGCTGCAAGGAAGCACAGCCCTGGGTATGAGGAGCGGCTTGTGCAGGGCTAGGTGTCTCTGAGTATGGTCTCCCCGATGGTGGCAGGCCTGAGGCCCCAGCCACTGGCCTGACACCTTTGGCCTGTCAGGTGCTCATGGCCCTGTGCATGAGGGGGGCACACTGCCCTGGAACCCATTGGAACCCACTAGGGCCTTCCATGGGGAGGCATGAGGCCCAGTGTGTTTGTGCTTACACTTCTGGAAGCAAATGTGTCATCTGCATGTCCTTCCTGGGAGAGTCTGCCTTGGGCCAGCACATCCTGTGGTGGCCTCCGTGTGAGGGGCTGGGGCCCAGAGGTGCCTTTCCACCCTGGGCCAAGCTTTCTGTTCTTGCTAACCAGTGTGTAGTGGCCACAGGACTGTGTGGAGAGTGGGACTCTGGGGTCAGCTTGAGTTGATGTGGATTTTCTTTTCGAACCTCTATTTCTGCCAACTGAAGTTGCTCCCACTCTTTGGCTGGGGCATCCAATCCTGAAGTGTGGTCCTCCCTGGCCTGCTAATAGTGGCATGCGGTTCCAGTGGTGGTTCTTAACCTGTCGGTGCCTGCAGTGTGTCTGTAAAAAGCCTGAAATGCTTTTTGGTGCATTTCAATGCACCACTAAATCAAATGGTGTTTGATTTAGTGCACATGGTAGTATGGAGCTACTGGAGCCATGACTAAGCTGTCAGCTCTCCCCATCCTGTGCCCCTCTGCTCCTGCGCCATTTCTGTGTTTGTCTCACCTCCTCTTCGGAGCCACTCACAGAGATGCTCCAGTGGGCAATGTAGTCTTTACTGAAGATTTGATGGAGGGGCTTTACAGTACATACTCCATAGCAAACCACTGAAAAATCTCCaggtcccttccatcaggaagccaGCAGGGGCCTGCACTTTTTTTCCAGCTGCTGTCACCCCCTCTCAGTCCTTCTGGTTACTTTATGTTTCTCCTGCCAGTCACTCTAAGTTCGCATCTCAGTAACCAGACACTGTTTAGAAGGTGGAAGGGTACTGTTCGAGGTAGATTACAGGGAACCTTTGTCTTTCGTATTTTCCCTGGAATATTTGCAGGCTCTGTGAAGTTATTAAGTGAGAACACAAAAGGCAGTATCAAGGGTTGTCCGCAGGCTTTGGCGTtggccttccccttccctcctttcagAAGCATCTCTTGGGGCTTGTTCGGCCTGGTTCTGTAGGCCCTTACCCCCTGGGGCCTAACTGCCCACTAGCTCCATTCAGATCCCAGCAGAAGGCAGGGTGTCTTGAGAACTCTGCTGCAGGTCTTGGAgtctctctcccagcccctgcagGGTTTTGCTGGAGGGAAAGCTGGAAAGCAGGTGCCAAGAAGAAACTCTagcctgctccctccctctgttcAGGACCCCATCCTGAGAAAGCAGCTCCCCCTGCCAAGGCCCTGTGCCACTgtcagcccctccctctggggtCTCTGGCCCTGCAGTGTAGGCTCTGAGGCAACCAGCAAGCCTTCTGCCCAGGACTCGAGGGGCCTAAGCCTGCTgcccttctccttttttctgactttaatttctggaaggttgtcttCATGGCCTCCCCTAAAATGCCCATTCTTTCCATGGCCACAGGAGGAAGGTAGGagtttttatttccctgaatCCCAAGCAGCCTGTGGCCCACAGGTGAGAGGTGGGGGGTCCAGTGGGTACAGTGGTTCAGTTCTGTTTGTGATTAATGCCCGAAGTAGCGACTGGCCGCTGGTCACGGGTGGGGTCACAGACTCATCCGAATGGCCATCTGAGCAGAAGGGGATACACCCCCGCCCTGGGTCTAGGCTGGTTAGGGATCTTGCTCCCTGGGGATCTGAGCCCCACTGATATCCATCCCCCCTCCAAGTTGGAATCTGCACCCCCAGATCCATCTTGTTGGCTGAGGGCAGACACGgcctctgcccttccccctcccagtttAGCCTGACTCGCCGTGGGGAATCTGAGGGTCTCTCACGAAGGCTGCACCTCCCCAGAGAGGCTTCACTGCACCCCACTTCCAGGTAGCTCACTCTGGCACGGCCTGAGTTTGCCAAACCCGGGGCCCAGCAACCTGGGCACTGTGGCAGCCTATACAGGCT from Physeter macrocephalus isolate SW-GA unplaced genomic scaffold, ASM283717v5 random_721, whole genome shotgun sequence includes:
- the LOC102973773 gene encoding LIM domain-binding protein 3 isoform X2, which translates into the protein MSYSVTLTGPGPWGFRLQGGKDFNMPLTISRITPGSKAAQSQLSPGDLVVAIDGVNTDTMTHLEAQNKIKSASYNLSLTLQKSKRPILISTAAPPIQSPLPVIPHQKVVANSPANADYQERFNPSALKDSALSTHKPIEVKGLGGKATIIHAQYNTPISMYSQDAIMDAIAGQAQAQGSDFSGSLPVKDLTVDSTSPVYQAVIKNQNKPEDEADDWVRRSSSLQSRSFRILAQMTGTEYMQDPDEEALRRSRERFETERNSPRFAKLRNWHHGLSAHILNVKS
- the LOC102973773 gene encoding LIM domain-binding protein 3 isoform X1, giving the protein MSYSVTLTGPGPWGFRLQGGKDFNMPLTISRITPGSKAAQSQLSPGDLVVAIDGVNTDTMTHLEAQNKIKSASYNLSLTLQKSKRPILISTAAPPIQSPLPVIPHQKVVANSPANADYQERFNPSALKDSALSTHKPIEVKGLGGKATIIHAQYNTPISMYSQDAIMDAIAGQAQAQGSDFSGASPLASLPVKDLTVDSTSPVYQAVIKNQNKPEDEADDWVRRSSSLQSRSFRILAQMTGTEYMQDPDEEALRRSRERFETERNSPRFAKLRNWHHGLSAHILNVKS